The window CCGGATTTTATCTTGAGCGCTGTCAGCATTTTGTCAAACACCCGCCCGACAAAGAATGGGACGGCGTCTGGGTAATGAAGGAAAAATAAAATGGGATGTGTGTATCGGTTGCATTTGCCGATAGATTTCATTTCTTGACAAAGGTGATATATATAATTAACTTATTCTATTCTATAAGAAGGTTATGATGGAAGTTCTGACCGAGAGAGAAAGAAAGGTACTTGTTTTAATAATTGAGGGTTATATTAACACTGCAGAGCCCATAGGTTCCAAAACAATATCAAATGCAAAGTCGATCATGGGCAGATGGGGTTCTGCTACGGTCAGAAATACCATGGCAGATCTTGAAAGGCTTGGGCTTTTATTTAAACCCCATGCTGTCGCCGGCAGGATCCCTACACATAAGGCGTTCCGTTATTATCTGGACAGCCTGGATATTCCGGTCTATCCCGGCAAAAGGGCGCTGCATACCCTTGACATCATGCTCAGATCCCGATATCCATATGTGGAAGGCATAATGGAAGATGCTTCCAGAGCCCTTGCTTCATTATCAAAACATACCGGCATTGTAGTTGAGCCAAGTGTAAATACAATGCTTTTTAAAGAAATAGAGTTTGTAAAATTAACAAACAACACCGTTTTAACAGTCTTTGTCACCTCATCGGGTACTGTTCATACAAGGCTCGTTGAAACAGATGAAACACTGGATACTGATACCCTTAACAAAATGAAGGGGTATATGAACGGAAAATTCGGTGGCATACCTTTCTATGCCCTGAAAAACGGAATACTTGAGGATATTGAAAAGGATAAGACAATATTCAATCAACTCCTCAAAAAGGTAAACGATACTCTTGAAACCATTATCGATGGCGAGGACAAGAGGGAGGTCTATCTTGACGGTGTTTCAAAGATTATAGGCGTTCCGGAATTTCTGGATATGGATAAGCTTAAAGAGCTTTTTAAGGCGCTTGAGAGAAAGGAAAAGCTGTTGCACCTTCTCGACAAATGCATGAAAGAAGAAGGCATCCACGTCATCATGGGAGATGAGAGCGACATTAAAGAATTAAGGGATATGAGTATTATAACATCAACATATAAGATCGGGGGAAAAAGCTACGGCATTCTTGGAGTCATAGGCCCTGTAAGGATGAACTATTCAAAGATTATCCCCATCGTTGATTATACGGCAAAAACAGTTACAGATATTTTAAAAATCATGTGAGGAACAAAATGGATCAAAAGGACGAAAAAGATATAAACCATAAAGCGGGGGAAGATAAAGGGACACACGAAGAGCCTAAAAAAAAGAAGAAAAAGGACGAGATCGTTGACGAACTTAATAACGTCCTCCAGGAAAAAGAAGAGGTGATCAAAACACTTCAGGAAAAACTACTCTATCTTCAGGCAGATTTTGATAATTTCAAAAAGCTTAAAATAAAAGAAAAACAGGACACTTTAAAATTCGGCAATGAAGTTCTCATAAAAGAATTACTCCCTGTTCTGGACAATCTTGAGCGGGCTCTTGATCATTCATCCAAAACCAAAGATTTTCAAGGTATTCATGAAGGGGTAAAGATTGTTTTCAATGAATTCCTGAAGGTACTTGAAAGGGCAGGCGTTGAGAGAGTTGATGCCCTTGGTAAAAAATTTGACCCTAACTTTCATGAAGCCTTTTTCCAGGAAGAAAAGGAGAATGTCGAGCCCGACACAGTTGTATCGGAAATGCAAAAAGGTTATATGCTGAACGGGAGACTCATAAGGCCTTCCATGGTTACAATTTCAAAAAAGCCTGAAATACAATAATAAAAAGGAAATACATGAAAAAAGATTATTACGAGATACTCTGTGTTTCGAGAAATGTCACAGATGAAGAACTAAAAAAGGCATACAGAAAACTCGCCTTAAAACACCATCCCGACAGGAACCCGGGCAACAAAGAGGCTGAGGACATGTTTAAGGAGATTAATGAGGCATATGAGGTGCTCAGCAACCCTGAAAAGAAATTGAGGTATGAGAGATTTGGTTCGGCAGATGATTCAGGCACTGTTTTTGATTTCGGATTCGGAGGAAATTTTGACAATGTTTTCAATGATCTTTTCAGCGACTTTTTCGGATCAACAAGGCAGCGACAGCGAACTCAAAAAGGCGATGACCTTCGGTACAACCTTGAAATAGAGTTTGAAGAAGCTGTGTTCGGGGTTGAGAAGGAACTTGAGATTCCCAAAAACGAACGTTGTCCGTCATGTAATGGCTCAAGGATTGAACCCGGACATCAGCCGGTTGGTTGCAGACATTGCGGGGGAAGAGGACAGGTAAGACAAAGTCATGGTTTTTTTACAATAAACCGGACATGCGAGTATTGCAACGGCGAAGGCTATATCATCAAAGACCCCTGTAAAACATGCAGGGGCAAGGGGCAGATTAAAACAAAAAAGAAAGTGAAGATAAAAATACCGCCCGGCGTTGATACAGGTTCACGTTTAAGGGTCAGGGGCGAAGGCATGCAGGGATATGCTGACACCCATCCCGGTGATCTGTATGTGGTTTTAAATGTCAAAGAACATCCTATATTCGAAAGACAAGGTGACGACATTATTGTACGTATCGATGTAAGCTTCCCGCTTTTGTGTCTCGGAGGCGATATATTGTTACCCACCCTCGAAGGGGACATAAAGATCAACATTTCTCCCGGAACACAGCCGGAAAAAATATTCAGGATGAAAGGGCTCGGTGTGACAAAATCTAACGGGTATGGAAAGGGCGATGAACTTGTCTATTTAAAGATTGTAATACCCGCAACACTTACAGAAAAACAGAAATTCCTGATAGAAGGGCTTTCGCAAGAATTTACCCAGGATATCGGGGGTTCGGACAGAGGCTTCAAGGACAAATTCAGACAATTTTTTGAGCGAAAAGAATAAATCTCCACGAACAAGGCGGATTGGTATAAACTACTTTCCCGCCGTAATTTTGAAACTTCCTCTCTTCATAGGTGTTTTGGAGTTTGGTCCGAACCATTTATTGAAAATCTTCTTTGCCTCGCCATTTTTCTCCATATCAAGGAGAGTCTTATTTACAAATTCAAGGAGTTTCTTCTCGCCTTTTCCAATGCCAAATCCATACAATTCATCAGCGATCCGGATATCGGGAATCTCAAACCGTTCCTTATCCGGTATTTCATTGAGTAAATTTACCAAAATCGGCTCATCAGTCGTTATGGCAAAGATATTGTCCTGCCGAAGTGCTAGAAGCGCCTGCGGATAATCATCAAAATACAGGACCTTTGCCCCTGGAAGCATCTTATTGACGCTCTGCCCTGAGGTAGAACCCTTTGCCGTTCCGATCTTCTTGTTGTTAAGGTCGGCAAGTTTCTTCATCGTTCCTTTTTTTACAATAAACTTTTGGCCGGTAAAAAAATATGTATAACTGAAATCAATCTGTTCAGTACGCTCTGCAGTCTTTGACATTGTTGCGGCTATAATATCAATATCGCCTCTA of the Pseudomonadota bacterium genome contains:
- the hrcA gene encoding heat-inducible transcriptional repressor HrcA — translated: MMEVLTERERKVLVLIIEGYINTAEPIGSKTISNAKSIMGRWGSATVRNTMADLERLGLLFKPHAVAGRIPTHKAFRYYLDSLDIPVYPGKRALHTLDIMLRSRYPYVEGIMEDASRALASLSKHTGIVVEPSVNTMLFKEIEFVKLTNNTVLTVFVTSSGTVHTRLVETDETLDTDTLNKMKGYMNGKFGGIPFYALKNGILEDIEKDKTIFNQLLKKVNDTLETIIDGEDKREVYLDGVSKIIGVPEFLDMDKLKELFKALERKEKLLHLLDKCMKEEGIHVIMGDESDIKELRDMSIITSTYKIGGKSYGILGVIGPVRMNYSKIIPIVDYTAKTVTDILKIM
- the grpE gene encoding nucleotide exchange factor GrpE → MDQKDEKDINHKAGEDKGTHEEPKKKKKKDEIVDELNNVLQEKEEVIKTLQEKLLYLQADFDNFKKLKIKEKQDTLKFGNEVLIKELLPVLDNLERALDHSSKTKDFQGIHEGVKIVFNEFLKVLERAGVERVDALGKKFDPNFHEAFFQEEKENVEPDTVVSEMQKGYMLNGRLIRPSMVTISKKPEIQ
- the dnaJ gene encoding molecular chaperone DnaJ, with the protein product MKKDYYEILCVSRNVTDEELKKAYRKLALKHHPDRNPGNKEAEDMFKEINEAYEVLSNPEKKLRYERFGSADDSGTVFDFGFGGNFDNVFNDLFSDFFGSTRQRQRTQKGDDLRYNLEIEFEEAVFGVEKELEIPKNERCPSCNGSRIEPGHQPVGCRHCGGRGQVRQSHGFFTINRTCEYCNGEGYIIKDPCKTCRGKGQIKTKKKVKIKIPPGVDTGSRLRVRGEGMQGYADTHPGDLYVVLNVKEHPIFERQGDDIIVRIDVSFPLLCLGGDILLPTLEGDIKINISPGTQPEKIFRMKGLGVTKSNGYGKGDELVYLKIVIPATLTEKQKFLIEGLSQEFTQDIGGSDRGFKDKFRQFFERKE
- a CDS encoding ABC transporter substrate-binding protein is translated as MKKIKPFILVLIFISGLCTTLLAADTLEEVKKKGVLIAGVREFAPGFGSIDEKTGEIVGYDIDFIRTIANKLGVKLQLQPVRPENRILYLNRGDIDIIAATMSKTAERTEQIDFSYTYFFTGQKFIVKKGTMKKLADLNNKKIGTAKGSTSGQSVNKMLPGAKVLYFDDYPQALLALRQDNIFAITTDEPILVNLLNEIPDKERFEIPDIRIADELYGFGIGKGEKKLLEFVNKTLLDMEKNGEAKKIFNKWFGPNSKTPMKRGSFKITAGK